The DNA sequence TGGCATTTGGTACCGACAGCGTACCTAAAGTCGATAAAATATTCGGCCCAGGCAATGCCTATGTCACTGAAGCCAAACGCCAGGTGAGCCAGCGACTGGATGGGGCAGCTATTGATATGCCCGCCGGCCCTTCTGAAGTGCTTGTCATTGCTGATGAAGGCGCCACGCCAGATTTTGTCGCCAGTGACCTGCTTTCACAAGCCGAACATGGCCCCGATTCACAAGTCATTCTGCTTACCCCTTCAGCCGAAATGGCACAAGCTGTGGCAGAAGCCGTTGAAGCGCAACTCGCCACTCTGCCGCGTGCCGAAACTGCAAGTCAGGCACTTGCCAGTAGCCGCCTGATCGTCGCTGACTCTCTGGCACAATGCGTGACTATCAGTAATCGCTACGGCCCTGAACATTTGATTATCCAGACACGGCAGCCACGTAATCTGGTCGATGAAATTACCAGTGCAGGTTCCGTCTTTCTCGGTGACTGGTCACCTGAGTCGGCAGGTGATTATGCTTCCGGCACAAACCATGTGCTGCCTACGTACGGTTATACCTCAACCTGCTCAAGCCTGGGGCTTGCTGATTTTCAAAAACGTATGACCGTTCAGGAATTAACTGCTGAAGGTTTTATGCGCCTGGCATCTACTATTGAGACTCTCGCGGCCGCGGAACAGTTGATCGCACATAAAAATGCAGTCACGCTGAGAGTAAAAGCACGTAAGGAGCAATCATGAGTTTTTCAGTCACATCATTAGCCCGGCAAAACGTTCAGGCCCTGACCCCTTATCTCTCTGCCCGTCGACTGGGGGGGAAAGGTGATGTCTGGCTGAACGCCAATGAATATCCTGAAGCTGTGCCTTTTACACTCCGCCAGCAAACACTAAACCGTTATCCTGAATGCCAGCCAGCGGAAGTGATCAACAGCTATGCCGCTTATGCCGGGCTGAATAACGATCAGGTATTGGTGAGTCGCGGGGCAGATGAAGGAATCGAATTAATGATTCGCGCATTCTGTGAGCCAGGACAGGATGCCATCCTGTTTTGCCCTCCTACTTATGGTATGTACAGTGTCAGTGCTGAGACTGCCGGAGTTGAGTATCGCACAGTGGCATTAACCGATGAGTGGCAATTGAACCTTCCGGCGATCAGTGCGGCCCTTTCCGGTGTTAATCTGGTCTATGTTTGCAGCCCTAATAATCCTACCGGGAATTTACTTA is a window from the Erwinia sp. genome containing:
- the hisD gene encoding Histidinol dehydrogenase (ID:JIFNMEKO_01752;~source:Prodigal:2.6) — translated: MSELMTPVVWRDCSPAEQQALLTRPAISASEQIAKSVNDILQQVKNQGDEALHHYNATFDKVTRRDLAVSHSEMDAAEQRLGEDIKLAMSVALNNIETFHRAQVLPPVDIETVPGVRCQQVTRPISSVGLYIPGGSAPLFSTVLMLATPARIAGCREVVLCSPPPIADEILYAAKLCGVEQVFQVGGAQAIAALAFGTDSVPKVDKIFGPGNAYVTEAKRQVSQRLDGAAIDMPAGPSEVLVIADEGATPDFVASDLLSQAEHGPDSQVILLTPSAEMAQAVAEAVEAQLATLPRAETASQALASSRLIVADSLAQCVTISNRYGPEHLIIQTRQPRNLVDEITSAGSVFLGDWSPESAGDYASGTNHVLPTYGYTSTCSSLGLADFQKRMTVQELTAEGFMRLASTIETLAAAEQLIAHKNAVTLRVKARKEQS